From Xenopus laevis strain J_2021 chromosome 7L, Xenopus_laevis_v10.1, whole genome shotgun sequence, one genomic window encodes:
- the hes5.3.L gene encoding hes family bHLH transcription factor 5, gene 3 L homeolog, with protein MQGYRQLSELTSFTSRAHNMAVNGETNLISREYAADKLTTKQKTKIRKPMVEKMRRDRINSSINQLRNLLEQEFQLLQPDSKPEKADILELAVKFLKQQICSQPQNNKSYQRKDYRDFSQGYSKCLHETLAFLSFHRVEEHMQLKLINHFHCLDTQPTSTPVSSPHSKGPGPLASTKILWRPW; from the exons ATGCAGGGCTACAGACAGCTCTCTGAATTAACCTCTTTTACTAGCAGAGCCCATAACATGGCTGTCAACGGTGAAACCAATCTCATCTCCAGAGAATATGCTGCAGATAAACTAACTACTAAACAGAAAACCAAG ATAAGGAAACCAATGGTGGAGAAGATGCGCAGGGACCGTATCAACAGCAGCATTAACCAGCTCCGGAATCTCTTGGAGCAGGAATTCCAGCTCCTCCAGCCTGACTCCAAGCCAGAGAAAGCCGACATCCTGGAATTAGCTGTGAAGTTCCTCAAGCAACAGATCTGCAGCCAACCACAAA ATAATAAATCATATCAAAGAAAAGACTATCGAGACTTTAGTCAAGGCTACTCCAAATGCCTCCACGAGACGCTTGCCTTCCTCTCTTTTCACCGTGTTGAGGAGCACATGCAACTTAAACTGATTAATCATTTCCATTGTTTGGATACCCAGCCCACAAGCACTCCAGTCTCTTCTCCTCATTCCAAGGGGCCTGGGCCACTGGCTAGCACAAAGATTCTTTGGAGGCCATGGTAA